In Agrobacterium tumefaciens, a single genomic region encodes these proteins:
- a CDS encoding phage regulatory CII family protein: MRTISEEEIRSLKGATDASYKLGGGVTDFPLLTRVNVSTLSKYASFNDENGEALIPIDVAIESDRRAKSPVIVGAMARALGFKLTIDDDHPHDARPVTETDAIDLMSEVMDVVRELQAAQAAGTIGTAAAKKRIGKEIHEAIRELKEMLVNIKKG; the protein is encoded by the coding sequence GTGCGCACTATTTCCGAAGAAGAAATCCGCAGCCTGAAAGGCGCGACAGACGCCAGCTACAAGCTGGGCGGCGGCGTAACCGATTTTCCGCTGCTGACACGCGTCAACGTCTCGACGCTCTCCAAGTACGCCAGCTTCAATGATGAGAATGGTGAAGCGCTGATCCCGATCGATGTCGCCATCGAGTCGGATCGCCGCGCGAAAAGCCCCGTCATCGTCGGCGCCATGGCACGAGCCCTCGGCTTCAAGCTGACCATTGATGATGACCACCCCCACGATGCCCGCCCCGTTACCGAGACGGATGCGATCGATCTCATGAGCGAGGTCATGGATGTCGTGCGCGAACTTCAGGCCGCCCAGGCTGCCGGAACAATCGGTACGGCTGCCGCCAAAAAGCGGATCGGCAAGGAAATCCACGAAGCAATCCGCGAGCTCAAAGAGATGCTCGTAAATATAAAGAAAGGCTGA
- a CDS encoding helix-turn-helix transcriptional regulator, which translates to MNTSGRTERVTACPLPSILGLNREQAAAYIGVSVSLFDEMVADGRMPKPKRANSRNIWDRRSLEKAFARLPGGEDDDNEEWDFA; encoded by the coding sequence ATGAATACCTCCGGAAGAACGGAGCGGGTTACGGCCTGCCCACTGCCATCAATCCTTGGCCTCAACCGGGAACAGGCCGCCGCCTATATCGGCGTCTCAGTATCCCTATTTGACGAAATGGTGGCTGATGGCAGAATGCCGAAACCCAAGCGAGCCAATAGCCGCAATATCTGGGACCGGCGGTCGCTGGAAAAAGCATTCGCGAGGCTTCCGGGTGGCGAGGATGATGATAACGAGGAGTGGGATTTCGCGTAA
- a CDS encoding reverse transcriptase/maturase family protein, with protein sequence MMLLRPSIFGGSWINGENAGSRYANLDYWPENSNENIGARGASDDPFTTRREPRPRRSSSTVGTAVYAQLTGWSARSSGFGEHMTGSGKAGSSGNAVETRDRQSGAIIMGKKYRNLIGKITADANMRHAFRRTTLGKRLTTGFLEFNEFSILNLEDLSQAMRDGTYRPGQPHNFKIFDPKERMISALPFEDRVAQHALCAVIEPIFQATLLPRTFACRPGKGTHAAATALQADMRRLTHDAEPLYILKTDFSRYFASIEHGALWRLIEAKISCRATLRLIETMLPRDGIGLPIGNLLSQIFANIYGGVVDRHLQQELGERYWYRYMDDIVVLGQSSEHLRKVRASIEELSRERLGLRFSKWSIQPVSRGANFVGYRIWPTHKLLRRDSVARAKRKIRAYRAGGEHQRLEKFLAAWVGHAKWADSRNLLKSLNVHERSVHHAAHR encoded by the coding sequence ATGATGCTGTTGCGTCCGTCCATCTTTGGCGGCTCCTGGATCAACGGCGAGAACGCCGGCTCCCGGTACGCGAACTTGGACTACTGGCCCGAGAACTCGAACGAGAACATCGGGGCGCGCGGCGCGAGCGACGATCCATTCACGACTCGGCGCGAGCCACGGCCACGCCGGTCATCTTCCACGGTCGGCACGGCGGTTTACGCCCAGCTGACAGGGTGGTCGGCCCGATCGTCCGGCTTCGGCGAACACATGACAGGGTCCGGTAAAGCGGGGAGTAGCGGCAACGCCGTCGAAACCCGCGACCGGCAATCCGGAGCGATTATCATGGGAAAGAAATACCGCAACCTTATCGGAAAGATCACGGCAGACGCCAACATGCGTCACGCCTTCAGGCGCACCACCCTTGGCAAGCGCCTGACGACGGGCTTTCTGGAGTTCAATGAGTTCTCGATCCTCAATCTGGAGGATCTGTCGCAGGCCATGCGCGACGGCACATATCGTCCCGGCCAGCCGCATAATTTCAAGATCTTCGATCCGAAGGAGCGGATGATATCGGCTCTGCCATTTGAGGACCGCGTGGCGCAGCATGCATTGTGTGCCGTCATCGAGCCGATATTTCAGGCGACGCTGTTGCCGCGCACCTTTGCCTGCCGTCCGGGCAAGGGAACACATGCAGCTGCAACGGCATTGCAGGCCGATATGCGGCGGCTGACGCACGACGCAGAACCGCTCTATATCCTCAAGACGGATTTTTCCCGCTACTTCGCCAGCATCGAGCACGGCGCGCTGTGGCGGTTGATAGAAGCGAAGATTTCTTGCCGCGCCACGCTGCGCCTGATTGAGACCATGCTGCCGCGTGATGGCATCGGCCTGCCGATCGGCAACCTACTGTCGCAGATCTTCGCCAACATTTACGGCGGCGTGGTGGACCGGCACCTGCAACAGGAACTCGGCGAGCGCTACTGGTATCGCTACATGGACGATATCGTGGTTCTCGGGCAATCGTCGGAGCATCTGCGCAAGGTCCGCGCCTCGATCGAGGAGCTGTCACGCGAGCGGCTGGGCCTCAGGTTCTCCAAATGGAGCATCCAACCCGTCAGCCGTGGCGCTAACTTCGTCGGTTACCGCATCTGGCCCACCCACAAGCTGCTGCGCCGTGACAGTGTTGCGCGGGCAAAGCGCAAAATCCGCGCCTATCGTGCCGGCGGCGAGCACCAGCGGCTGGAGAAATTCCTTGCCGCGTGGGTCGGTCACGCCAAGTGGGCGGACAGCCGCAATCTTCTCAAATCCCTCAATGTCCACGAAAGGAGTGTCCATCATGCGGCACACCGATAA
- a CDS encoding S24 family peptidase, translating to MQDPQYEIKNWLDQKLKNSPRGTASELAETIGVSSTMLSRMKPNTKEPRKISLQEIEGIARFFQELPPGYEEMASWLNPSNDLPTQPSAPRPKPNASFPPRWQAFPGDVSIPLRGQISAGPNGRFIMNGQDIARVFCPPGLEGVEGAYAVQIQGTSGEPRFYHGETAWANPHARYRKGDDVIVQILGDFEDDEVSSYIKRFESQSGDVLRLYQYNPGSGETHELEFPTDKVFSIHKVVFHALL from the coding sequence ATGCAAGATCCTCAGTACGAAATTAAGAACTGGCTCGACCAGAAGCTCAAGAATTCTCCGCGCGGAACGGCCAGCGAATTGGCAGAGACGATCGGCGTCTCCTCGACGATGCTGAGCAGGATGAAGCCAAACACTAAAGAGCCGCGGAAAATCAGCCTCCAAGAGATAGAAGGTATCGCCAGGTTCTTTCAGGAGCTTCCACCCGGCTATGAGGAAATGGCCAGCTGGCTCAACCCATCGAACGATCTTCCAACGCAGCCTTCAGCGCCACGACCGAAACCAAACGCAAGCTTCCCCCCTCGCTGGCAAGCCTTTCCTGGCGACGTCTCCATTCCTCTAAGGGGCCAGATTTCTGCGGGTCCGAACGGGCGCTTCATCATGAACGGCCAAGACATTGCGCGGGTTTTTTGTCCGCCTGGCTTGGAAGGCGTCGAAGGGGCTTACGCGGTTCAAATACAAGGAACTTCAGGCGAGCCGCGTTTCTATCATGGCGAGACAGCGTGGGCTAATCCCCATGCCCGCTACCGCAAAGGCGACGACGTAATCGTTCAGATCCTTGGTGATTTCGAAGATGACGAAGTGTCGAGCTACATTAAGCGGTTCGAGAGCCAAAGCGGCGACGTTTTGCGTCTTTATCAGTACAATCCAGGATCTGGTGAAACACACGAATTGGAATTCCCGACAGACAAAGTCTTCAGCATTCACAAGGTCGTATTTCACGCGCTGCTGTGA
- a CDS encoding MT-A70 family methyltransferase: MTVQSLQMPKNAGLNIITSALRDGEYRCQTSQEVRTACAAMAHRYLTRDPKDGNLFRPGDRAAAVIERAKNEGKLPEENISRIVVTGPYQLLPPLSDDDFKALYDDIAAHGVKVPVEYDEAGEILDGHHRVAICKMLDITDWPRFIRKQLTEEGKRSFARSLNFARRHLSGAQRQAVIQEHLKDAPTVSNRAIAAQLGVDHKTVSAARKRMVDGGEIPHHATIVGRDGVSQPAVKPIRTMFLPEPANFKELTKVAKIKRAEDQKIRHAVRTDLAVQIAARQNVAPWWKGVGQDEGRAFPIIYVDPPWRFKTYSEVTGGEKSAENHYPTMSLEEIMDLGCPGAHNSAVLMWVTDLSNGVKTLERWGYTYKSFWGWKKIYPGDQTGTGYWSFDNLELLLIGTRGDFPAPIPGTQPIKCTDHAVGRHSEKPVWFAEQIDRLYPTMPKLEMFQRRESLADGDVRLNGKWEFWGNQAGTPEGGAE, from the coding sequence ATGACGGTGCAATCTCTCCAGATGCCGAAGAATGCCGGCCTGAACATCATTACATCCGCGCTGCGCGATGGCGAATACCGCTGCCAGACCTCGCAGGAGGTGCGCACGGCCTGCGCGGCAATGGCCCACCGCTATCTCACGCGTGACCCGAAGGACGGCAATCTGTTCCGTCCGGGTGATCGCGCAGCAGCCGTCATCGAGCGCGCGAAAAATGAAGGCAAATTGCCGGAAGAAAACATAAGCCGGATCGTAGTGACGGGGCCGTACCAGCTTCTGCCGCCGCTCTCGGATGATGATTTCAAGGCGCTTTATGATGACATTGCCGCTCACGGCGTAAAGGTGCCGGTTGAATATGACGAGGCTGGCGAAATTCTCGACGGCCACCACCGTGTCGCCATCTGCAAGATGCTCGACATCACCGATTGGCCCCGGTTCATCCGCAAGCAGCTGACGGAAGAAGGTAAACGGTCTTTTGCAAGGTCGCTGAATTTTGCCCGGCGCCATCTTTCCGGCGCGCAGCGGCAGGCAGTTATTCAGGAGCACCTGAAGGATGCGCCGACCGTATCCAACCGCGCCATTGCCGCGCAGCTCGGTGTTGATCACAAGACCGTATCGGCGGCGCGCAAACGCATGGTCGATGGTGGGGAAATTCCCCACCATGCGACAATCGTGGGCCGTGACGGCGTTTCCCAACCGGCGGTAAAGCCGATCCGCACCATGTTCCTGCCGGAGCCGGCGAATTTCAAGGAGCTGACGAAGGTCGCCAAGATCAAGCGGGCCGAGGATCAGAAGATCCGGCACGCCGTCCGCACCGATCTCGCCGTCCAGATCGCAGCCCGCCAGAACGTGGCGCCATGGTGGAAGGGCGTCGGGCAGGATGAGGGCAGGGCGTTCCCGATCATCTACGTTGATCCGCCGTGGCGTTTCAAAACCTATTCGGAAGTGACCGGCGGCGAAAAGAGCGCCGAGAACCACTATCCGACAATGTCTCTTGAAGAGATAATGGATCTCGGTTGCCCTGGCGCTCACAACTCGGCGGTGCTCATGTGGGTGACGGATCTTTCGAATGGCGTGAAAACGCTGGAGCGATGGGGCTACACCTACAAAAGCTTCTGGGGCTGGAAGAAGATTTACCCCGGCGACCAGACCGGAACCGGCTACTGGAGCTTCGATAATCTCGAACTTCTGCTGATCGGCACGCGCGGCGACTTCCCGGCGCCAATACCGGGAACGCAGCCGATCAAGTGCACCGACCACGCAGTCGGTCGCCACAGCGAAAAGCCGGTCTGGTTCGCCGAACAGATCGACCGGCTTTATCCGACCATGCCCAAACTCGAAATGTTCCAGCGCCGCGAAAGCCTCGCGGATGGCGACG
- a CDS encoding DUF1643 domain-containing protein, with product MSDLLTTRRAIFSDCGLYRYLLEHDYGRSGPVISLGMVNPSDADEEKNDSTMTKVDGFAFRLGVSKVIVWNLCALVNKDVKALARAADPVGPENDAHIARAIQGADIHIVAWGPAAKLPKALRTRWRSVVGVLDQAGAKPMCWGTANDGQPRHPLMVAYATPLIPWSAP from the coding sequence GTGAGCGACCTATTGACGACGCGACGCGCCATCTTCTCCGATTGCGGTCTTTATCGCTACCTGCTTGAACACGACTACGGTCGATCCGGCCCCGTCATTTCGCTTGGCATGGTCAATCCATCTGATGCGGACGAGGAGAAGAATGATTCCACAATGACGAAGGTGGATGGCTTTGCGTTTCGCCTCGGCGTCAGCAAGGTCATTGTCTGGAATTTGTGCGCGCTCGTAAACAAGGATGTGAAGGCATTGGCCCGCGCCGCTGATCCGGTTGGACCAGAGAATGACGCGCATATCGCGAGGGCGATACAGGGTGCGGATATTCACATCGTGGCATGGGGTCCGGCGGCCAAGCTGCCAAAGGCTCTTCGCACGAGATGGCGCTCGGTCGTCGGTGTTCTGGATCAGGCTGGAGCGAAGCCGATGTGCTGGGGTACAGCGAATGACGGCCAACCTCGTCATCCGTTGATGGTGGCCTACGCTACGCCTCTAATTCCTTGGAGTGCGCCATGA
- a CDS encoding ParB N-terminal domain-containing protein, which yields MVLRKVEFSKIDRPAEVSAGSAPILQWIDIDQLVIDEDYQRDLKLQNWKAIRRIAANFRWSMFSPVFVSPVEGGAYAIIDGQHRTHAAAICGFSQVPCQIVQMNKTEQAAAFAAVNGVVTAVTVWQLLKAALAAGEQWAVNAQRIAADGGCRLMTSNGSTLSKLPGDIYGVKGFLSVIETRPRETIVTALKVLMKAEGYNDNREVWDSALLMPLLLALAERPPALANPGFVGALEKFDIWDLVDRDAAERRAALRLGRKHPPKSETLRAGILTWIDETFPARIALPPSEKLSRQEAMVRIGAIGGSQ from the coding sequence ATGGTATTGCGAAAGGTAGAATTCTCGAAAATTGACCGGCCTGCCGAAGTTTCCGCCGGTTCAGCTCCAATCCTTCAATGGATTGATATCGATCAGCTGGTGATCGATGAAGATTACCAGCGTGACCTGAAGCTTCAGAACTGGAAGGCGATCCGCCGTATCGCGGCGAATTTTCGTTGGTCGATGTTCTCTCCCGTGTTCGTCTCCCCGGTGGAGGGGGGGGCGTACGCAATAATCGACGGTCAGCACCGCACCCACGCTGCAGCGATATGCGGTTTTTCGCAGGTTCCTTGTCAGATCGTCCAGATGAACAAGACGGAACAGGCCGCTGCATTCGCCGCGGTGAATGGCGTCGTAACGGCAGTCACCGTGTGGCAGCTCCTGAAGGCCGCACTTGCGGCTGGCGAGCAGTGGGCGGTGAACGCCCAGCGGATCGCAGCGGATGGTGGTTGCCGGCTGATGACGTCCAACGGCTCGACCCTTTCGAAGCTGCCCGGCGATATCTACGGCGTGAAGGGCTTCCTTTCCGTCATCGAGACACGACCACGCGAGACTATTGTGACCGCGCTGAAGGTCTTGATGAAGGCCGAAGGTTACAACGACAATCGCGAGGTCTGGGATTCGGCATTGTTGATGCCGTTGCTGCTGGCATTGGCAGAGCGACCGCCAGCGCTGGCGAATCCGGGTTTTGTCGGTGCCCTGGAAAAGTTCGATATCTGGGACCTCGTAGACCGAGATGCTGCCGAACGCCGCGCCGCGCTTCGACTTGGCCGCAAGCATCCTCCGAAATCAGAAACCCTTCGGGCCGGCATCCTCACGTGGATCGACGAGACGTTTCCTGCACGCATCGCATTGCCTCCATCCGAGAAACTATCGCGTCAGGAAGCGATGGTGCGCATTGGCGCCATCGGAGGTAGCCAGTGA
- the avd gene encoding diversity-generating retroelement protein Avd, translated as MTRDEYVNPQDLAIVEKFEKAVSYLYPIFQKCPRSHGVLRDRLIGLLFDQVGFLYQAAKSKQASKLYAADANLATLRFWLRFASDPKLKFLSHHQHKVALRHIAETGSMLGGWIRSAKGNGRSGS; from the coding sequence ATGACACGAGATGAATATGTAAATCCGCAGGATCTGGCGATCGTCGAGAAATTCGAGAAAGCCGTATCCTACCTCTATCCGATCTTCCAGAAATGCCCTCGCAGCCATGGCGTGCTGCGGGACCGGCTGATCGGATTGTTGTTTGACCAGGTCGGTTTTCTTTATCAGGCAGCGAAGTCGAAACAGGCCTCAAAGCTCTACGCAGCAGACGCCAACCTGGCAACGCTGCGCTTCTGGTTGCGCTTTGCCTCCGATCCGAAACTGAAATTCCTTTCCCATCACCAGCACAAGGTGGCACTGCGCCACATCGCTGAAACGGGATCGATGCTCGGCGGGTGGATCAGATCGGCAAAAGGCAACGGGCGGTCGGGGTCATGA
- the dnaN gene encoding DNA polymerase III subunit beta gives MRRWKSCRVTLILPPPPTNVGLPTSSPENGAEGDMSKDPIHFRAHRSELLVALSAVTEAVPAKDNIPILENVLLQPDGERLLLRGTNLDLEIGTRCELLEAAAGEGLTIAADEFYRIVKNMPESAEITVKPGQFPGQVTVSGGRSRFNLHTLPASDFPSIGADRPPLAFAVQASVLTDALGRVAYAMNTTMKDRPYLSGTFVEGLESGKLAICATDGLKMAVSRISPSELNAFEPPIIPIKTVQAIRKLFGHSKAACSFFINDRKIVVECEDITLVSKLIDGQFPDYHRIIPARSNVFLRADRSTVSKAITRVSVIAGDISKSSVRLDIQQGLMQIELVARDGQNASEPVDIEFDGDSHLRGFNPTYVNETLSSISTTSFCLHGTDPGAPGHFTPDGDADEDYIVMPMRVS, from the coding sequence ATGAGGCGATGGAAATCCTGTCGCGTCACTTTGATCTTGCCCCCCCCTCCCACGAACGTGGGATTGCCGACCTCCTCACCGGAAAACGGAGCTGAGGGCGACATGAGTAAAGATCCTATCCATTTCCGCGCTCATCGGTCCGAGCTTCTGGTGGCCTTGTCGGCGGTGACCGAAGCCGTTCCGGCCAAGGACAACATTCCGATCCTCGAAAACGTGCTGCTGCAGCCAGATGGCGAACGCCTCCTGCTGCGCGGCACCAACCTTGATCTTGAAATCGGGACGCGCTGCGAGCTGCTGGAGGCAGCGGCCGGCGAAGGCCTGACCATAGCAGCCGATGAGTTCTACCGGATCGTAAAGAACATGCCGGAGTCGGCAGAGATCACAGTCAAGCCAGGACAGTTCCCCGGTCAGGTCACAGTGAGTGGCGGACGTTCGCGTTTCAACCTGCATACCCTGCCCGCTTCCGATTTTCCATCCATCGGAGCAGATCGGCCGCCATTGGCGTTTGCGGTGCAGGCCAGCGTTCTGACGGATGCATTGGGTCGCGTCGCCTATGCAATGAACACGACGATGAAGGATAGACCCTATCTGTCCGGAACCTTCGTCGAAGGGCTGGAGAGCGGCAAGCTTGCAATATGCGCCACTGATGGCTTGAAGATGGCCGTATCGCGGATCTCGCCCAGCGAGTTGAATGCATTCGAGCCGCCAATCATCCCGATCAAGACGGTTCAGGCAATCCGCAAGCTGTTCGGCCACAGCAAGGCCGCTTGCTCATTCTTCATCAATGACCGGAAGATTGTCGTCGAGTGCGAGGATATCACCCTTGTTTCAAAACTGATTGACGGCCAGTTTCCGGATTACCACCGCATCATTCCCGCGCGCAGCAATGTCTTCCTGCGCGCCGATCGCTCCACTGTCAGCAAGGCGATTACCCGCGTGAGCGTCATTGCCGGCGACATCAGTAAGTCTTCCGTCCGCCTCGATATCCAGCAAGGCTTGATGCAGATCGAGCTGGTGGCGCGGGACGGCCAGAACGCGTCCGAGCCGGTCGATATCGAATTCGACGGCGACAGCCACCTGAGGGGTTTCAATCCGACATACGTCAACGAAACCCTGTCCAGCATTTCCACCACATCTTTTTGTCTCCACGGCACGGACCCCGGCGCGCCGGGACATTTCACGCCAGATGGCGACGCCGACGAAGATTACATCGTCATGCCTATGAGGGTTTCCTGA